The following are encoded in a window of Trichocoleus sp. genomic DNA:
- a CDS encoding urease accessory protein UreF: protein MESESFFRLLQLVSPGLPVGAYSYSEGLETLVQAAKIRNLQTLQSWLTYELEYGAIRVEAAILVRSHRCAHAKDWQGLNAWNHWLSAFRETEELREQSWQMGRSLSRLLQDLAPETKKVFDVCGNPCNFATAFSIAAACWQIDCESAALGYLQSWAANLVNAGVRLIPLGQTQGQQLLLNLYPIMQIVLEQVLTLTDERFDCCNWGLTISSMNHEVLYTRLFRS, encoded by the coding sequence ATGGAATCTGAGTCCTTCTTTAGACTTTTGCAACTTGTCAGTCCGGGTTTACCAGTTGGGGCATACAGCTATTCTGAAGGGCTAGAAACTCTTGTTCAAGCTGCAAAAATCAGAAATTTGCAAACATTACAGAGTTGGTTGACATATGAATTGGAGTATGGAGCAATTCGAGTAGAAGCAGCAATTCTGGTTCGATCGCACCGATGTGCTCATGCTAAGGATTGGCAAGGACTGAATGCTTGGAATCATTGGCTTTCAGCTTTCCGAGAGACTGAGGAACTGCGGGAACAGAGTTGGCAAATGGGACGATCGCTCAGTCGTCTTTTGCAAGACCTCGCTCCTGAAACAAAGAAAGTTTTTGATGTTTGTGGTAATCCTTGTAACTTTGCTACTGCTTTTTCGATCGCGGCTGCTTGTTGGCAAATTGACTGTGAATCAGCTGCTTTAGGGTATTTACAGAGTTGGGCAGCAAATTTAGTCAACGCTGGAGTTCGCTTGATCCCCCTAGGGCAAACTCAAGGACAGCAACTATTACTAAACCTTTACCCAATAATGCAGATAGTGCTTGAACAGGTGTTGACATTAACTGATGAACGGTTCGACTGCTGTAACTGGGGATTAACGATCTCCAGCATGAACCACGAAGTTCTTTATACCCGCTTGTTTCGTAGCTGA
- the ureG gene encoding urease accessory protein UreG, which translates to MNTLRIGIAGPVGSGKTALVDALCKTLRQRLSIAVVTNDIYTQEDAQFLVRAEALERDRIVGVETGGCPHTAIREDASINLVAIEQLEQQFQNLDLIFVESGGDNLASTFSPELVDLTIYVIDVAAGDKIPRKGGPGITKSDLLVINKIDLAPFVGADLGIMERDAARMRGHKPFVFTNLKTRQGLEAIVDLIQLHLG; encoded by the coding sequence ATGAATACCTTACGTATTGGAATTGCTGGACCTGTAGGGTCTGGAAAAACCGCTCTCGTTGATGCCTTGTGCAAGACTTTGCGGCAGCGTCTGAGTATCGCAGTTGTCACAAACGATATTTACACTCAAGAAGATGCTCAGTTTTTAGTGCGTGCTGAAGCTTTAGAACGCGATCGGATTGTTGGTGTAGAAACGGGAGGATGCCCTCATACTGCAATCCGGGAGGACGCATCCATTAATCTAGTTGCGATCGAACAATTGGAGCAGCAATTTCAAAACCTGGACTTGATTTTTGTAGAGAGCGGCGGTGATAATCTCGCATCTACCTTCAGCCCAGAGTTAGTGGACTTAACAATTTATGTGATAGATGTAGCAGCTGGAGACAAGATCCCGCGTAAAGGAGGGCCAGGCATTACCAAGTCTGATTTGCTAGTGATTAACAAAATTGACTTAGCCCCTTTTGTTGGAGCAGATCTAGGCATTATGGAGCGAGATGCAGCCCGAATGCGGGGGCACAAGCCATTCGTATTCACAAATCTTAAAACTCGACAGGGATTAGAGGCTATTGTTGACCTCATCCAACTGCATTTAGGGTAA
- the urtA gene encoding urea ABC transporter substrate-binding protein: MSKLGRRKFLLYGSATLGTSILLKACASPSTTTESPAASPDASSGSPAASGDTIKVGILHSLSGTMAISEKSVVDSTQLAIDEINGKGGVLGKKIEPVLEDGASDWPTFAEKAKKLIEEDKVVAIFGCWTSASRKAVLPVFEEKNHMLFYPVQYEGQECSKNIFYTGAAPNQQIEPSVDWLLENKGKNFYLVGSDYVFPRTANTIIKAQLQAKGGKTVGEDYLPLGSTEVAPIIAKIRSALPNGGVIYNTLNGDSNVAFFKQLQGAGLTVDKYPVMSVSIAEEEVKAIGVDFLKGQYAAWNYFQTVDTPANKTFVDAFKAKFGGDRVTNDPMEAGYISVNLWKQAVEKAGDAGTSTDLEKVRSAVIGQSMDAPEGPVKMFPNHHISKTVRIGEVEDGGLFKIVYATPKPVDPVPWNQFVAETKGFTCDWTKTDVDNPGKFKES, translated from the coding sequence ATGTCTAAACTTGGTCGGCGTAAGTTTCTGTTATACGGTTCTGCAACTTTGGGAACCAGCATTTTACTGAAGGCTTGTGCAAGCCCATCTACTACTACAGAGTCACCTGCTGCCTCTCCGGATGCATCTTCAGGTTCTCCAGCTGCGTCAGGCGACACAATTAAGGTTGGCATTCTCCACTCACTGAGCGGGACGATGGCAATCAGTGAAAAGAGCGTAGTAGATTCAACGCAGCTTGCGATCGATGAGATTAATGGAAAGGGTGGCGTTCTTGGTAAGAAGATTGAGCCAGTTTTAGAAGATGGCGCTTCAGATTGGCCTACCTTTGCTGAAAAAGCCAAGAAATTGATTGAAGAAGATAAAGTTGTTGCTATTTTTGGTTGCTGGACATCAGCGAGCCGGAAAGCAGTCCTGCCTGTTTTTGAAGAGAAAAACCATATGCTCTTCTACCCTGTGCAATATGAGGGTCAGGAATGCTCAAAGAACATCTTTTATACGGGAGCAGCGCCAAACCAGCAGATTGAACCCTCTGTAGATTGGCTGCTGGAGAATAAAGGGAAAAATTTCTACTTGGTGGGTTCTGACTACGTTTTCCCTCGGACAGCGAACACCATTATCAAAGCTCAACTGCAGGCGAAGGGCGGTAAGACAGTTGGGGAAGACTACTTGCCTTTAGGTAGCACTGAAGTCGCACCAATCATTGCCAAAATCCGTTCTGCTCTTCCCAATGGTGGCGTCATTTACAACACGCTAAACGGTGATAGCAACGTTGCCTTCTTTAAGCAACTTCAAGGGGCAGGCTTGACGGTTGATAAGTATCCCGTTATGTCAGTCAGTATTGCAGAAGAAGAAGTGAAAGCGATCGGCGTAGACTTCCTTAAAGGTCAATATGCTGCCTGGAACTACTTCCAGACGGTTGATACTCCTGCGAACAAAACTTTTGTAGATGCGTTCAAAGCAAAATTTGGAGGCGATCGCGTCACCAATGACCCAATGGAAGCAGGCTACATTTCGGTGAACCTGTGGAAGCAGGCGGTTGAGAAAGCGGGTGATGCTGGAACATCAACTGATCTAGAGAAAGTTCGCTCTGCCGTTATCGGTCAATCGATGGATGCACCTGAGGGTCCAGTGAAGATGTTCCCCAACCACCACATCTCGAAAACCGTTCGGATTGGTGAAGTGGAAGACGGTGGCTTGTTCAAAATTGTTTACGCAACGCCTAAACCAGTTGATCCGGTTCCCTGGAACCAGTTTGTCGCTGAAACAAAGGGATTTACTTGCGACTGGACCAAAACAGACGTAGACAACCCCGGCAAATTTAAAGAGAGCTAA
- a CDS encoding branched-chain amino acid ABC transporter permease: protein MLTGLLDGIFNGLSIGSILLLASLGLAIVFGLMGVINMAHGELMMLGAYTTYVVQNGFKKLGEPWMGAYIFVALILAFLVAALVGLLLERGVIRFLYGRPLETLLATWGVSLMLQQFVRSVNWVLLVGLLLFSLFFFGGLWLLQKRPDFSRIRNWAITLLLPLSVGIAWAVGSVLSKTYKLAVTQPWFGAQNVDVTAPKWLLGGLPIGNYQLPYTRMFIMVLTVLCVIGIYLFLQKTPWGLRIRSVMQNRSMSACLGIPTQKVDALTFALGSGLAGIAGCAVSLLGSVGPNTGQNYIVNTFMVVVVGGVGKLVGTIAGALVIGLADYILGAGVLTTVFSSIQPLAEFFTFFATTSMARVMVFFLIVVFLQFRPAGLFPQKGRTVDA, encoded by the coding sequence TTGCTAACTGGACTTCTAGACGGAATTTTTAACGGGTTGAGCATCGGTTCGATTTTGCTGTTGGCATCGCTGGGGCTGGCGATCGTCTTCGGCTTGATGGGCGTCATTAATATGGCGCACGGTGAACTGATGATGCTGGGGGCATACACAACTTATGTTGTCCAGAACGGTTTTAAGAAGCTGGGCGAACCCTGGATGGGCGCTTACATTTTTGTTGCCCTAATCCTGGCTTTTCTGGTCGCTGCTTTAGTTGGGCTATTGCTGGAGCGGGGTGTCATTCGCTTTCTCTACGGACGACCGCTCGAAACACTTCTGGCAACTTGGGGCGTGAGCTTGATGCTGCAGCAGTTTGTCCGCAGCGTCAATTGGGTGCTGCTTGTTGGGCTGCTCCTTTTCTCCCTATTCTTTTTTGGCGGATTGTGGCTGCTGCAAAAGCGACCTGATTTCTCTCGAATTCGGAATTGGGCAATTACTCTTCTTTTGCCCCTTTCAGTGGGGATTGCTTGGGCAGTTGGCTCGGTGTTAAGTAAGACCTACAAACTTGCAGTGACACAGCCCTGGTTTGGTGCCCAAAACGTAGATGTGACGGCTCCTAAGTGGCTTTTAGGAGGCTTACCCATTGGCAACTACCAGCTCCCCTACACGCGGATGTTTATTATGGTGCTGACTGTGCTGTGCGTCATCGGCATCTATCTATTTTTGCAGAAAACGCCTTGGGGCTTGCGGATTCGATCGGTCATGCAGAACCGCAGTATGAGTGCTTGCCTGGGCATTCCGACTCAAAAGGTGGATGCGCTGACGTTTGCGCTGGGTTCTGGATTAGCTGGCATTGCTGGATGTGCTGTTAGTTTATTAGGTTCTGTTGGTCCAAATACAGGTCAGAACTACATTGTTAACACCTTCATGGTGGTGGTTGTAGGCGGTGTCGGCAAACTGGTCGGGACGATCGCTGGGGCATTAGTCATTGGTTTAGCTGACTACATCCTTGGTGCGGGCGTTCTGACAACGGTGTTTAGCTCTATCCAGCCTTTAGCAGAGTTCTTTACCTTCTTTGCAACAACCAGCATGGCAAGGGTAATGGTGTTTTTCTTAATTGTGGTATTCCTTCAGTTTCGTCCGGCTGGTTTATTCCCTCAGAAAGGGCGAACCGTGGACGCTTAA
- the urtC gene encoding urea ABC transporter permease subunit UrtC, with protein MAVQAVERRGVDWAKRRSILVELAIVAAIALFFIFVVPLLLSGFRLNLMGRFLSLAIVALGIDLIWGFTGLLSLGHGVFFTLGGYALAMYLKLQILPTASSQLPEFMSLYGVTELPWFWKPFYSFGFSALAVILVPAILAAIIGFLFFRNRIRGVYFSILTQAMTIIFFNFFNGQQKLFNGTNGLTDFQTFFGAKVTAPGTQYVFYVLTILFLIAAYGLCRWLTSGRFGRLLMAIRDDESRVRFTGYDPTGFKVLVFAISAGLAGIAGAFFTLQSGIISPNSMNIAFSIEMVIWVAVGGRASLVGAILGAVIVNFAKSLLSEKFPDIWLFFQGGLFLFVVMVLPDGLVGWFRTRGMDLFRTLTGRHKLITYPSLEQDPEVEYERQNLRD; from the coding sequence ATGGCGGTACAAGCGGTTGAGCGACGAGGTGTAGATTGGGCAAAGCGACGATCGATTCTGGTTGAGTTAGCCATTGTTGCAGCGATCGCATTGTTCTTTATTTTTGTAGTTCCCCTACTGCTATCGGGGTTTCGGTTAAATCTGATGGGTCGGTTCCTATCACTCGCGATCGTAGCCTTGGGGATTGATTTGATCTGGGGCTTCACTGGGCTGTTGAGTCTAGGGCATGGCGTTTTCTTTACGCTAGGAGGCTATGCACTAGCGATGTATCTGAAGCTCCAAATTCTACCTACTGCCAGCAGCCAGCTACCAGAATTCATGTCTCTCTACGGCGTGACAGAACTGCCCTGGTTCTGGAAGCCATTCTATTCTTTTGGCTTTTCAGCACTCGCTGTCATTCTTGTACCGGCAATCTTGGCAGCAATTATTGGCTTCTTGTTCTTTCGGAATCGAATTCGCGGGGTCTATTTTTCAATTTTGACCCAAGCAATGACCATTATCTTTTTTAACTTTTTTAATGGTCAACAAAAGCTGTTCAACGGAACTAACGGTTTAACTGACTTTCAAACTTTCTTTGGTGCCAAGGTAACTGCACCTGGAACACAGTATGTTTTTTACGTACTAACCATCCTGTTTCTGATTGCTGCCTACGGGCTCTGTCGCTGGTTGACGAGTGGCCGCTTCGGGCGGTTACTGATGGCGATTCGAGATGATGAGAGCCGTGTTCGTTTTACAGGCTATGACCCTACTGGCTTTAAAGTCTTGGTCTTTGCAATTTCAGCCGGTTTAGCCGGAATTGCTGGAGCCTTTTTCACATTGCAAAGCGGCATCATTTCGCCCAACTCCATGAACATCGCTTTCTCGATTGAAATGGTCATTTGGGTCGCGGTTGGGGGTCGAGCTTCTCTAGTTGGTGCGATTCTAGGCGCAGTCATTGTAAATTTTGCCAAGAGCTTGCTCAGTGAGAAGTTTCCAGACATCTGGCTGTTTTTCCAGGGCGGTTTGTTTCTGTTTGTTGTCATGGTGCTTCCCGACGGTCTTGTTGGCTGGTTCCGAACTCGCGGTATGGATCTTTTCCGCACTCTGACGGGCAGGCACAAACTCATCACCTATCCCAGTTTGGAGCAAGACCCAGAGGTTGAATATGAACGCCAAAATCTTAGAGATTGA
- the urtD gene encoding urea ABC transporter ATP-binding protein UrtD, with product MNAKILEIENLTVSFDGFKALNHLNFNMDVGELRVIIGPNGAGKTTFLDIITGKVKPTEGRVLFKGRNLRSFSEHQIARMGVGRKFQTPRVYLNLSPRENLEIACNRNKDVFATLLKRPPATERHTVAELLETIGLLHKADIQANLLSHGEKQWLEIGMLVAQSPDLLLVDEPVAGLTDEETYRTGELLLSLAENHSVIVIEHDMEFVRQIARKVTVLHEGSVLCEGTIEEVQNDPHVIEVYLGHEIETEADLMPASSAQSFSP from the coding sequence ATGAACGCCAAAATCTTAGAGATTGAAAACCTGACTGTCAGTTTTGATGGCTTTAAAGCCTTAAATCATCTCAACTTCAACATGGATGTTGGAGAATTGCGGGTGATTATTGGTCCAAACGGAGCAGGGAAAACAACTTTTCTCGACATCATTACAGGAAAAGTCAAGCCGACAGAAGGTCGGGTGCTCTTCAAAGGACGTAATCTTCGATCGTTTTCGGAACACCAAATTGCCCGGATGGGAGTTGGTCGAAAATTTCAAACGCCACGGGTCTATCTCAATCTCAGCCCACGCGAGAATCTTGAAATTGCCTGTAATCGAAACAAGGATGTCTTTGCAACCTTGCTCAAGCGTCCTCCGGCAACAGAACGTCATACCGTTGCTGAACTGTTAGAAACGATCGGGCTACTGCACAAGGCAGACATTCAAGCAAACCTGCTCTCCCATGGTGAAAAACAGTGGCTTGAAATTGGGATGCTGGTTGCCCAATCGCCTGATCTGCTGTTAGTAGACGAACCAGTAGCTGGACTGACGGACGAAGAAACCTATCGCACAGGTGAATTGCTTCTTTCACTGGCAGAGAACCATTCTGTCATAGTGATCGAGCATGACATGGAGTTTGTGCGGCAAATCGCTCGTAAAGTCACCGTTTTGCATGAAGGTTCAGTCCTTTGTGAAGGCACTATCGAAGAAGTCCAGAACGATCCCCATGTCATTGAGGTCTATTTGGGTCATGAGATAGAGACCGAAGCAGATCTTATGCCAGCCTCCTCCGCTCAGTCATTTTCTCCCTAA
- the urtE gene encoding urea ABC transporter ATP-binding subunit UrtE has protein sequence MTQTYSDPIAGSSPDADSVMLRVSGLNVYYGESHILREVDLTVPQGQMVCLIGRNGVGKTTLLKTIMGLLPPRSGSITFAGQSLVRKSPDQRARLGIGYVPQGREIIPRLTVRENLLLGLEARSTLARNEREIPDEIFDLFPVLRTMLSRMGGDLSGGQQQQLAIARALMGRPKLLVLDEPTEGIQPSIILDIESAVRRIVAATGISVLLVEQHLHFVRQADRYYAMQKGGIVASGSTNELSNEVIQRFLAV, from the coding sequence ATGACGCAGACCTATTCTGATCCGATCGCTGGTTCCAGCCCTGATGCAGATTCTGTAATGTTGAGGGTATCTGGGCTAAACGTCTATTACGGGGAAAGCCATATTCTACGAGAGGTTGATCTCACGGTGCCGCAAGGTCAAATGGTTTGCCTCATTGGTCGAAATGGGGTAGGCAAGACAACCCTGCTCAAAACAATCATGGGGCTACTTCCGCCCCGCAGCGGCAGTATCACTTTTGCCGGACAATCACTGGTTCGTAAATCTCCTGACCAGCGGGCTCGTCTTGGGATTGGCTATGTGCCTCAAGGCAGAGAGATTATTCCTCGTCTAACGGTCAGAGAGAACCTGTTGCTTGGACTCGAAGCCCGATCGACATTAGCTCGGAATGAGCGAGAAATTCCAGATGAAATTTTTGATCTCTTTCCCGTTTTAAGGACAATGCTCTCGCGGATGGGGGGTGACTTAAGCGGGGGACAACAGCAACAGCTTGCCATTGCTCGTGCTCTTATGGGTCGTCCTAAACTTTTGGTGTTGGATGAGCCGACGGAAGGAATTCAACCGTCAATTATTCTTGACATCGAGTCTGCGGTACGCCGAATTGTTGCTGCCACTGGAATCTCGGTTCTGTTGGTTGAACAACATCTACATTTTGTGCGCCAAGCCGATCGCTACTACGCAATGCAAAAGGGAGGTATCGTCGCTTCTGGTTCAACCAACGAATTGAGTAATGAAGTGATTCAAAGATTCCTAGCAGTGTAG
- the ureE gene encoding urease accessory protein UreE → MTLSFIRRLPTPSNIVAQHRLSLTAEERTRSRHHFETENGQGLYLRLARGTVLQHGDVLESETGDLVLIEAKPEPVMTVTAKTPLDLLKAAYHLGNRHVPLEVTETHLRLSPDPILKVMLEQLGLMVQEEVIPFKPEAGAYGHGDRNHHNNHQHLNQV, encoded by the coding sequence ATGACCTTAAGTTTTATTCGTCGTCTTCCAACTCCCTCGAATATAGTTGCTCAACATCGTCTTTCACTGACTGCCGAAGAACGAACTCGATCGCGCCATCATTTTGAAACCGAGAATGGACAGGGACTATACTTGCGCCTTGCTAGAGGAACTGTTCTACAGCATGGAGATGTGCTGGAATCTGAAACAGGAGATTTAGTCCTAATCGAAGCTAAGCCAGAACCCGTAATGACAGTGACAGCGAAAACCCCGCTGGACTTATTGAAAGCTGCTTATCATCTGGGAAATCGTCATGTGCCATTAGAAGTCACAGAAACCCATCTGCGGCTTTCTCCTGACCCTATATTAAAGGTAATGCTGGAACAGCTAGGGCTGATGGTTCAAGAAGAGGTTATCCCTTTTAAGCCAGAAGCTGGTGCTTACGGACATGGCGATCGTAATCATCACAATAATCATCAGCACCTAAATCAAGTTTGA
- a CDS encoding ATP-dependent Clp protease ATP-binding subunit, whose amino-acid sequence MFERFTEKAIKVIMLAQEEARRLGHNFVGTEQILLGLIGEGTGVAAKVLKSMGVNLKDARIEVEKIIGRGSGFVAVEIPFTPRAKRVLELSLEEARQLGHNYIGTEHLLLGLIREGEGVAARVLENLGVDLSKVRTQVIRMLGETAEVSAGGSQGRTKTPTLDEFGSNLTQMAAEGKLDPVVGRQKEIERVIQILGRRTKNNPVLIGEPGVGKTAIAEGLAQRISNNDIPDILEDKRVVTLDIGLLVAGTKYRGEFEERLKKIMDEIRQAGNVILVIDEVHTLIGAGAAEGAIDAANILKPALARGELQCIGATTLDEYRKHIERDAALERRFQPVMVGEPSVIETIEILHGLRDRYEQHHKLKISDLALEAAAKLSDRYISDRYLPDKAIDLIDEAGSRVRLINSQLPPAAKELDKELRQVLKEKDDAVRSQDFDRAGELRDREMDIKNQIRAIAQNKKTEATDGEDASPVVDEEDIAQIVASWTGVPVNKLTESESEKLLHMEDTLHTRMVGQEEAVKAISRAIRRARVGLKNPNRPIASFIFSGPTGVGKTELAKTLAAYFFGSEEAMIRLDMSEYMERHTVSKLIGSPPGYVGYNEGGQLTEAVRRRPYTVVLFDEIEKAHPDVFNMLLQILEDGRLTDAKGRTVDFKNTLLIMTSNIGSKVIEKGGGGLGFDFTSESQDEANYNRIRSLVNEELKQYFRPEFLNRLDEIIVFRQLNKEEIKRIASILLKEVTGRLIEQGITLEVTPRFMERLIEEGYNPSYGARPLRRAIMRLLEDSLAEEILSGRVKNGDTAIIDVNEEGQVQVRQGEKRELLPQAVE is encoded by the coding sequence ATGTTTGAACGCTTCACAGAAAAAGCCATTAAGGTGATAATGCTTGCCCAGGAAGAAGCACGTCGCCTGGGACACAATTTTGTGGGAACAGAGCAGATCCTCCTGGGTCTGATTGGAGAAGGGACCGGCGTCGCCGCCAAAGTGCTGAAATCAATGGGTGTCAACCTAAAGGATGCCCGGATTGAAGTTGAAAAAATCATTGGTCGGGGTTCTGGTTTCGTTGCGGTAGAGATCCCCTTTACCCCCCGTGCCAAGCGGGTCTTAGAGCTTTCCTTGGAGGAGGCTCGTCAGCTTGGGCATAACTACATCGGTACAGAACACCTGCTGTTAGGGCTGATCCGCGAAGGCGAAGGCGTTGCTGCAAGAGTGTTGGAGAATTTGGGTGTAGACCTCTCAAAAGTCCGCACTCAGGTCATCCGCATGCTGGGTGAAACCGCCGAAGTGTCTGCCGGAGGAAGTCAAGGTCGTACCAAGACCCCAACGTTGGATGAGTTTGGCTCTAATCTGACCCAGATGGCAGCCGAGGGTAAGCTTGACCCTGTGGTTGGTCGTCAAAAAGAAATTGAGCGAGTAATTCAGATCCTTGGTCGTCGAACCAAAAATAACCCTGTGTTAATTGGAGAACCAGGTGTGGGTAAGACGGCAATCGCAGAGGGTTTGGCGCAGCGCATCTCGAACAACGATATCCCCGATATCCTTGAGGATAAGCGCGTCGTCACGCTTGATATTGGTTTGCTAGTTGCTGGAACCAAATATCGCGGTGAGTTTGAAGAGCGCCTCAAGAAAATCATGGATGAGATCCGTCAAGCCGGAAATGTCATCCTGGTCATCGACGAAGTGCACACATTGATTGGAGCAGGTGCGGCGGAAGGTGCGATCGATGCTGCTAATATCCTGAAACCAGCACTGGCACGTGGTGAACTTCAGTGTATTGGTGCAACTACGCTGGATGAGTATCGCAAACACATCGAACGCGATGCTGCGCTAGAACGCCGTTTCCAACCTGTGATGGTCGGTGAACCAAGCGTGATTGAAACCATTGAGATCCTGCATGGTCTGCGCGATCGATATGAGCAGCACCACAAGCTGAAAATTTCTGACTTGGCGTTAGAAGCGGCTGCGAAACTGTCTGACCGTTATATCTCCGATCGCTATTTGCCGGATAAGGCGATCGATTTGATTGACGAAGCAGGCTCTCGCGTCCGTTTGATCAACTCTCAACTGCCCCCGGCAGCGAAGGAGCTTGATAAGGAATTGCGCCAGGTTCTGAAAGAGAAGGACGATGCGGTGCGCTCTCAGGACTTTGATCGGGCGGGTGAACTGCGCGATCGAGAAATGGACATCAAGAATCAAATTCGCGCTATTGCTCAGAACAAGAAAACTGAAGCAACGGATGGCGAAGATGCTTCACCTGTCGTAGACGAAGAGGATATTGCTCAAATTGTCGCCTCCTGGACAGGAGTTCCGGTGAATAAGCTGACGGAATCTGAATCCGAAAAGCTGCTGCACATGGAAGATACCCTGCATACCCGGATGGTGGGTCAGGAAGAGGCAGTCAAGGCAATCTCTCGTGCGATTCGTCGTGCCCGCGTGGGTCTGAAGAATCCGAACCGTCCGATCGCCAGCTTCATCTTCTCCGGTCCGACTGGGGTAGGTAAGACTGAATTGGCGAAGACGCTAGCTGCCTACTTCTTTGGTTCTGAAGAAGCCATGATCCGTCTGGATATGTCGGAGTACATGGAGCGGCATACGGTCTCGAAGCTGATTGGCTCGCCTCCGGGTTATGTCGGTTATAACGAGGGCGGTCAGTTAACTGAAGCAGTACGTCGTCGTCCTTACACCGTTGTTCTGTTTGACGAGATTGAGAAGGCGCACCCAGATGTCTTCAATATGCTGCTGCAGATTTTGGAAGACGGTCGCCTGACGGATGCGAAGGGTCGTACAGTGGACTTCAAAAATACACTGTTGATTATGACCTCGAACATTGGTTCTAAGGTGATTGAGAAAGGCGGCGGTGGATTGGGCTTCGACTTTACTTCGGAAAGCCAGGACGAAGCAAATTACAACCGCATTCGCTCGCTGGTCAACGAAGAACTGAAGCAGTACTTCCGTCCAGAATTCCTCAACCGTCTTGATGAAATCATCGTCTTCCGTCAGTTGAACAAGGAAGAAATTAAGCGGATCGCCAGCATCCTACTCAAGGAGGTGACGGGTCGTTTGATTGAGCAGGGTATCACTCTCGAAGTCACGCCGCGCTTTATGGAGCGACTGATCGAGGAGGGCTACAACCCCAGCTACGGTGCACGTCCATTACGTCGAGCGATTATGCGTCTCCTGGAAGACTCGCTGGCAGAAGAAATTCTTTCTGGTCGGGTCAAGAACGGTGATACAGCGATCATCGATGTAAATGAAGAAGGTCAGGTTCAAGTTCGCCAAGGCGAGAAGCGTGAACTCCTGCCTCAAGCCGTTGAATAA
- the rimI gene encoding ribosomal protein S18-alanine N-acetyltransferase, which produces MNFLELKPLTADLLAEVVELDRRCLGGLWSLEGYRREIDSPNSDLLVLQQNTPGYPPVLIGLACLWAIAEEAHITVLAVDPAYQRQGLGQLMLYVMLSFADQRGLEWATLEVRVSNVAAINLYQKFGFSEVGHRKRYYQDTGEDALILWRSGIQKPEFREFMQNWRQKLKERLERSNSQIRLPEWLSWNKDSPISIFPLDLEAHFS; this is translated from the coding sequence GTGAACTTTCTGGAATTAAAGCCATTAACCGCTGACCTGCTGGCAGAAGTTGTTGAACTCGATCGACGCTGCCTGGGCGGGCTGTGGTCGCTGGAAGGCTATCGCCGAGAAATTGATAGCCCCAATAGCGATCTCCTGGTCTTGCAGCAAAACACTCCTGGCTATCCCCCTGTTCTCATTGGGTTAGCTTGTTTGTGGGCAATTGCAGAAGAAGCTCATATTACTGTTCTGGCAGTCGACCCAGCTTATCAGAGACAGGGATTAGGGCAGTTAATGCTCTATGTCATGTTGTCTTTTGCTGATCAACGGGGACTAGAGTGGGCAACGCTGGAAGTCAGAGTATCCAATGTGGCTGCAATTAATCTTTATCAAAAGTTTGGGTTCTCCGAAGTTGGTCATCGAAAGCGGTATTACCAAGACACAGGAGAGGATGCTTTAATCCTATGGCGAAGTGGAATTCAGAAGCCGGAATTTCGAGAATTCATGCAGAACTGGAGACAGAAACTTAAAGAGCGACTGGAGCGATCGAACTCTCAGATCCGGCTCCCAGAGTGGCTTTCCTGGAATAAGGATTCTCCTATTTCAATATTCCCTCTTGACTTGGAAGCCCATTTTTCATAA